A genomic region of Gemmata massiliana contains the following coding sequences:
- a CDS encoding ADP-ribosylation factor-like protein has product MTTTYCKLSKELQPNKVRTPWGQRCLELNTDNRLEWKWDSDRSTPSFADVGLLINFTWLTTLSLSGCKSVADLEPLRELRALTTLKLSWCESVTDLEPLRELRALTTLDLSGCESVTNLGLLRELRTLTALELTGCQSVADLEPLRELQALTTLKLSWCESVADLEPLRELQGLTTLDLYGCQSVVDLRPLRELRALTTLKLSWCESVANLEPLRELRALTTLELSGCQSVADLEPLLNLSFLETLHVDGTAVSVPDYLRGESDARAILAWLRGEQYTSDESPLGELKLLLVGQGRVGKTHLRQRLFKLNNLGYYDREEQSTPHIDFTEKTLTLPANHATRLREVKLRVWDFGGQNELHSVHRFFLGAQRCFYILVLAAYRPANGDSSESNRLNYWLRLIARSGRSSQGRRAPVLVVITQSDHPKAAEFREQLERALEVAETEEWFGANVVKIIRGFGWSGDLKKHINIEIWNGHQEAARAINAAIEANLRHVPDLEAGVPIVYHRAKAFVEAAFAGDDLHLRAYLADEDLKRFARLFENLAGHDTRDQRQQFQNNCLRLLDSLGVAHWIGDVPGISRSNPWKVRDVVFNPEWVRHPLYELAWRRETAPPRRVVRVR; this is encoded by the coding sequence ATGACAACTACCTACTGCAAGTTATCCAAGGAATTACAGCCTAATAAAGTGCGCACGCCCTGGGGTCAACGGTGTCTGGAACTCAATACCGATAATCGACTCGAATGGAAATGGGACTCCGATCGATCTACGCCCAGTTTTGCAGACGTTGGCCTGCTCATCAACTTCACTTGGCTCACCACGCTCAGCCTCTCCGGGTGCAAGTCGGTGGCGGACCTGGAGCCGCTACGCGAGCTGCGGGCCCTCACCACGCTCAAGCTCTCGTGGTGCGAGTCGGTGACAGACCTGGAGCCGCTGCGCGAGCTGCGGGCCCTCACCACGCTCGACCTCTCCGGGTGTGAGTCAGTGACGAACCTGGGGCTGCTACGCGAGCTACGGACCCTCACCGCGCTCGAACTCACCGGGTGCCAGTCGGTGGCGGACCTGGAGCCGCTACGCGAGCTGCAGGCCCTCACCACGCTCAAACTCTCGTGGTGCGAGTCGGTGGCGGACCTGGAGCCGCTCCGCGAGCTGCAGGGCCTCACCACGCTCGATCTCTACGGGTGCCAGTCGGTGGTGGATTTGAGGCCGTTGCGCGAGTTGCGGGCGCTCACCACGCTCAAACTCTCGTGGTGCGAGTCGGTGGCGAACCTGGAGCCGCTACGCGAGCTACGGGCCCTCACCACGCTCGAACTCTCCGGGTGCCAGTCGGTGGCGGACCTGGAACCTTTGCTGAATCTTTCATTTTTGGAAACTCTTCACGTTGATGGCACAGCGGTCTCTGTCCCCGATTACTTGCGAGGCGAGTCCGACGCCCGCGCTATTTTGGCCTGGCTTCGTGGGGAGCAATACACATCCGATGAATCGCCGTTGGGCGAACTCAAACTCCTCTTGGTAGGTCAGGGACGGGTCGGTAAGACACACCTCCGGCAGCGGTTGTTCAAGCTGAACAATCTCGGCTACTACGACCGAGAAGAACAATCGACACCGCATATTGATTTCACTGAGAAAACACTCACACTTCCGGCAAATCACGCCACTCGTCTCCGCGAAGTTAAGTTACGCGTCTGGGATTTCGGGGGCCAGAATGAACTACACTCCGTCCATCGGTTCTTTCTCGGTGCCCAACGCTGCTTCTACATACTGGTCCTTGCGGCGTATCGCCCTGCCAACGGCGATAGCTCCGAGTCCAACAGGCTCAACTACTGGTTGCGATTGATCGCCAGGTCCGGCCGAAGCAGCCAGGGAAGACGGGCTCCAGTCCTCGTTGTCATCACTCAGAGTGATCACCCGAAGGCGGCCGAGTTCCGTGAACAACTGGAGCGGGCCCTTGAAGTTGCCGAAACGGAGGAGTGGTTCGGTGCTAATGTGGTCAAGATCATTCGAGGTTTCGGCTGGTCGGGCGACTTGAAAAAGCACATCAACATAGAAATTTGGAATGGGCACCAAGAGGCCGCGCGCGCGATCAACGCCGCCATCGAAGCCAATCTTCGGCATGTCCCCGACCTGGAAGCTGGCGTCCCCATAGTGTACCATCGGGCGAAAGCATTCGTCGAGGCCGCGTTTGCAGGAGACGACCTGCACCTGCGCGCATACCTCGCAGATGAAGATCTAAAGAGGTTTGCGAGGCTGTTCGAGAATCTCGCAGGGCACGACACTCGGGATCAGAGGCAGCAATTCCAGAACAATTGTCTCCGCCTTCTGGACAGTTTGGGCGTCGCTCACTGGATTGGTGATGTGCCCGGAATTAGCCGGTCCAATCCTTGGAAAGTCCGGGACGTCGTGTTCAACCCTGAGTGGGTCCGGCACCCGCTCTATGAATTGGCCTGGCGACGCGAGACGGCCCCCCCCCGGCGCGTGGTTCGTGTCCGATGA
- a CDS encoding RNA polymerase sigma factor: protein MTTQLLLEVLERIGCELHLTPGELAEIQLRFPEAFTRRLPEFAAALAVESALPSLGERFYHDYRAKGLQPADARNESQTAVAKILAAYFGRWPRTRLGAWVNRIRDNALCDYGRKRGREQRCQGASAQVLSGIPDPRPHGSDLDLWDHLTDRLAPLERAILFMREQGATREEIARRVGLSLDRVRAVLDRVKTLLVG from the coding sequence ATGACCACACAACTGTTACTCGAGGTTTTGGAACGAATCGGCTGTGAACTGCACTTAACCCCCGGAGAATTGGCCGAAATCCAACTCCGTTTCCCGGAAGCCTTTACGCGCCGGCTCCCGGAATTCGCCGCGGCCCTGGCCGTGGAGAGCGCACTGCCCAGCTTGGGCGAGCGGTTCTACCACGACTACCGCGCCAAGGGCCTCCAGCCCGCCGACGCCCGGAACGAGAGCCAAACCGCAGTCGCGAAGATCCTCGCGGCGTACTTCGGGCGCTGGCCCCGGACCCGCCTCGGCGCCTGGGTGAACCGGATCCGCGACAACGCGCTGTGCGACTACGGCCGCAAACGGGGGCGGGAACAGAGGTGCCAAGGTGCGTCGGCGCAAGTCCTTTCTGGCATTCCCGATCCGCGCCCGCACGGATCGGACCTGGACCTCTGGGACCACCTCACGGACCGGCTGGCGCCCCTGGAGCGGGCCATCCTCTTCATGCGGGAGCAGGGCGCGACCCGCGAGGAGATCGCCCGGCGCGTGGGCCTTTCGCTCGACCGCGTTCGTGCCGTCCTCGACCGGGTGAAAACCCTCCTCGTCGGGTGA
- a CDS encoding ParB/RepB/Spo0J family partition protein has product MVPQLKRVPVARCDYPSQPRSALDPEHCRQLGFNMRAHGQQVPVIGYSAGDRFVLCDGGRRLQGARLVGLTELLALDLGKEPTHAELLMTQQSIDAHHQALPPVDRAQLFRNMLDTNQWNARQLAESVQVSEAQVSRSLALLKLCPEVQKLVNAGELDPSKAHLIGQEPDPAKQLELARVARGLSRAALTAHLRKHAPATVLGPESTVRLARVKIVLPGNTVVNLTGTELAMADVLRILSDARKEALKAVDAQYDVRTWQRMMADRSRATGD; this is encoded by the coding sequence ATGGTCCCGCAACTGAAACGCGTCCCGGTCGCGCGGTGCGATTACCCGTCGCAGCCGCGCTCGGCTCTCGATCCCGAGCACTGCCGGCAACTCGGATTCAACATGCGAGCCCACGGCCAGCAGGTCCCTGTCATCGGGTACTCCGCGGGCGATCGGTTCGTCCTGTGCGACGGCGGGCGCCGCCTCCAAGGGGCCCGGCTCGTCGGCCTCACCGAGTTACTGGCCCTCGACCTGGGCAAGGAACCCACCCACGCCGAACTGTTGATGACTCAACAGTCCATCGACGCGCACCACCAGGCGCTCCCGCCCGTCGATCGGGCTCAGCTGTTTCGCAACATGCTGGACACAAACCAGTGGAACGCTCGGCAACTCGCAGAGTCGGTCCAGGTGAGCGAAGCCCAGGTGAGCCGCTCGCTGGCCCTACTCAAGCTGTGCCCCGAGGTGCAAAAGCTGGTCAACGCGGGCGAACTCGATCCCTCGAAGGCGCACCTGATCGGCCAGGAACCCGACCCCGCCAAGCAATTGGAACTCGCCCGGGTCGCGCGCGGCCTCTCCCGCGCCGCGCTCACCGCTCACCTGCGGAAGCACGCGCCGGCCACGGTCCTCGGTCCCGAATCCACGGTTCGGCTCGCGCGGGTGAAGATCGTACTGCCGGGGAACACGGTGGTGAACCTCACAGGGACCGAACTCGCGATGGCGGACGTGCTCCGGATCCTCTCGGACGCACGCAAGGAAGCGCTCAAAGCGGTGGACGCCCAATACGACGTGCGCACCTGGCAGCGCATGATGGCCGACCGATCCCGGGCCACCGGTGATTGA